Proteins encoded within one genomic window of Pygocentrus nattereri isolate fPygNat1 chromosome 7, fPygNat1.pri, whole genome shotgun sequence:
- the bbs10 gene encoding Bardet-Biedl syndrome 10 protein yields the protein MCEAEAVSLQACISVVGALECVVRRCVGPDGGSVLFTKDTGEIVITRHGQRILTMLHLDHPMARMVLECVCAHDRITADGSKSFILLLAALLRGIRDSANRRHNASWSPATNRKLANQLLAFCWKELDDIIAHDVVPYASFLFGFGGYRLEGGVLPALVEGYVAGRVATGQAEILTPLLCEFYKKVSHEQDSTTVEPITFLHSNFPLLYAKVSGLPAGCSQVVKGLVLACDWSVWREAEGPVKALVICESLDKPLVAIGDSMSICFQQDWLLRSESAMKQRLARLLCLQVSVVLSSVKQPECVLEWARLNGVCVLECCDSEQLDLLCEFNAAEMLSVQPMLRVTTLTFYSRLQLGGCRYAHLGVSPNGSVHIHTLVLCAPASGPLEQSVCVSQGVFTMLQHLCLSVLRMREQSNDTVSLSDSHQYQIERDSDSLTHDQPHMSTTLPDQSQSSSLDQSQGSIKDLWAGILKAGGVLPVGGAFEVLLHHSLLHCGNHGDLESRSLLAKAILSVPRSLHSHRPRYFLQQQAQLMSKLQLLKQGHTLSELRSGSDLRFGLGPAGTGSLSVEPICSKHQLVMSVLQCVNRLLCVGTILHTRTPLYRTLTASTEDSEEEDV from the exons ATGTGTGAAGCTGAGGCTGTGTCCCTCCAGGCTTGCATCAGTGTAGTTGGAGCATTGGAGTGTGTGGTACGTCGCTGTGTTGGACCAGATGGTGGGAGTGTGCTCTTCACCAAAGACACTGGAGAGATTGTTATCACCAGACATGGACAGCGCATTCTCACTATGTTACATCTGGACCACCCTATGGCCAG AATGGTGCTGGAGTGCGTGTGTGCGCATGATCGTATCACAGCAGATGGTTCTAAGTCTTTTATCCTCCTGCTGGCTGCGTTGCTGCGAGGAATTCGCGACTCTGCAAACAGACGCCACAATGCATCCTGGAGCCCGGCCACCAACCGAAAACTGGCCAATCAGCTTCTGGCCTTCTGCTGGAAGGAGCTGGATGATATCATAGCCCATGATGTTGTCCCTTATGCCTCATTTCTTTTTGGTTTCGGTGGATATAGACTGGAAGGTGGAGTCTTGCCTGCGCTGGTGGAAGGGTATGTAGCAGGGAGAGTTGCCACTGGCCAGGCTGAGATTCTTACACCCCTGCTTTGTGAATTCTATAAAAAGGTTAGCCATGAACAGGACAGTACCACTGTGGAACCAATCACATTCcttcattcaaattttcccctgctgtatgcaaaagtgtcAGGACTTCCTGCTGGGTGTTCACAAGTGGTGAAAGGACTTGTGCtggcttgtgattggtcagtgtgGAGAGAGGCTGAAGGGCCAGTAAAAGCACTGGTTATCTGTGAGAGTCTAGATAAACCCTTGGTTGCTATTGGCGACAGCATGAGTATTTGTTTTCAGCAGGACTGGCTGCTTCGGTCTGAGAGCGCCATGAAGCAGAGGTTAGCAAGGCTGCTCTGCCTCCAGGTGAGTGTGGTATTATCATCGGTGAAGCAACCGGAGTGCGTGCTGGAGTGGGCCCGGCTGAACGGTGTCTGTGTCCTGGAGTGCTGTGATTCAGAGCAACTGGACCTGCTATGTGAATTCAATGCTGCTGAAATGCTCTCTGTGCAGCCCATGCTGCGCGTCACTACACTAACCTTCTACAGCCGCCTGCAGCTAGGAGGGTGCAGGTATGCTCACCTAGGGGTCTCTCCTAATGGAtcagtacacatacacacattggTGCTCTGTGCACCTGCTTCTGGACCACTTGAACAGAGCGTATGTGTGAGCCAAGGCGTTTTTACAATGCTCCAGCATCTGTGCCTGTCAGTTCTTAGAATGAGAGAACAGTCAAATGACACAGTTTCTCTCAGTGACTCACACCAATATCAGATTGAGAGAGATAGTGACTCTCTGACACATGATCAGCCTCACATGTCCACAACACTTCCTGACCAGTCACAAAGCTCTTCTTTGGACCAGTCACAAGGTTCCATTAAGGACTTATGGGCTGGAATTTTAAAAGCTGGTGGAGTTCTTCCTGTGGGTGGAGCATTTGAAGTTCTATTACATCACTCCTTGTTGCATTGCGGTAACCATGGTGACTTGGAGAGCCGAAGCCTCCTCGCTAAGGCCATACTGAGCGTGCCCAGATCACTGCACTCCCACAGACCCCGATATTTTCTGCAACAGCAGGCACAATTGATGAGTAAGCTGCAGCTTCTCAAACAGGGCCATACGCTTAGTGAGCTAAGGTCAGGGTCAGActtaaggtttggtttagggCCAGCGGGAACAGGTTCCTTGAGTGTAGAGCCAATCTGTAGTAAACACCAGTTGGTGATGTCTGTGCTGCAGTGTGTGAACAGGCTGTTGTGTGTGGGGACTATACTACACACACGAACTCCTCTGTACAGAACACTCACAGCCTCCACTGAGGACAGTGAAGAAGAGGACGTGTGA
- the si:dkey-30c15.17 gene encoding cAMP-regulated D2 protein: MVSLVAGVTLVVLVSMVTPDLVCGGQEGGEDSRLTHTHLTHTQQHYTPQTGGARSTTFNHIQRTVRSDTFQSNGIAEDSDYNVNTDDAELVDPYTGQEDKVECQTGIQSEASAYSNVRNNAIELNGKYFGLADECNEADRKDDKVYGNTEKKHKSIADAGINRVVWNKKRTDDTLDNVIMHDIKEAQCSKGPVVLTQSGPVCGLTLDKAHVFYGIPYAAPPVGLKRWSAPDPVSPWTQLYDATFPRPACMQACAGEFSQMCPPKTNEDCLYLNVFVPVSVDLSKPTVTALPVMVWIHGGDFVAGSASKPLYDGRFISNYSNTVVVNIEYRLGAFGFLVTGKDPQSSAVGNYGILDQQAALQWVQQNIAAFGGDPAKVTLSGESAGAQSVSLHLMMQISEPLFSRAAIQSQPFSIPLKSRWDALKLGRDFVKLTNCSVSDLECLRSLSSHAILNAQVKAGSKIINPFRFLEVFETWGPYIDGQLIKEQPIMAFQKGHWQSYKPVILGTTSEEGVIFVYGVFTKSVSVLECIIYTTAIFKQHALSILYKYVPLYHNQDRRVMLSQIVTDYVFLCPARRSARSAVSLDGAVWMYVFDHSPSDHSIWAGLTFCYDHACHGAELPFLFDSAPVTNLTLTAQETLLANRMVCYWGAFAHTGDPNARSKQTPFCRQQRLPAWPQYTSTESWPILNLTLPSHPQHGNRDHFCDFWDQLDIY; encoded by the exons ATGGTCTCGCTGGTCGCTGGAGTAACCTTGGTCGTGCTGGTTTCCATGGTGACACCAGACTTGGTGTGTGGGGGACAAGAGGGAGGCGAGGACTCAcgactcacacacactcatctcaCACATACTCAGCAGCATTACACGCCTCAGACTGGAGGAGCGCGGAGCACGACTTTCAACCACATCCAAAGGACTGTACGTTCTGACACATTTCAGAGTAATGGCATAGCTGAGGATAGTGATTACAATGTCAACACTGATGATGCTGAATTAGTGGACCCATATACTGGACAGGAAGATAAAGTAGAGTGTCAGACTGGCATTCAGTCTGAGGCGTCTGCTTATTCTAATGTCAGAAATAATGCTATTGAATTGAATGGTAAATACTTTGGCCTAGCTGATGAATGTAATGAAGCTGATCGTAAGGATGACAAAGTATATGGTAATACTGAGAAGAAACATAAAAGCATAGCTGATGCTGGGATTAACAGAGTTGTGTGGAATAAAAAGCGCACTGATGATACACTGGACAACGTTATAATGCATGACATAAAAGAGGCACAGTGCAGTAAGGGTCCTGTTGTGCTCACACAGTCTGGGCCTGTCTGTGGACTCACTTTGGACAAAGCTCATGTGTTTTATGGCATTCCATATGCAGCACCTCCTGTAGGCCTAAAACGCTGGAGCGCTCCTGACCCTGTGTCACCTTGGACACAGCTGTATGATGCCACCTTTCCTCGACCAGCATGTATGCAGGCTTGTGCTGGAGAGTTCTCTCAAATGTGTCCTCCTAAG ACAAATGAGGACTGCTTGTATCTGAACGTGTTTGTTCCTGTGAGTGTGGATCTATCAAAGCCGACTGTCACAGCCCTGCCTGTCATGGTGTGGATTCACGGAGGTGACTTCGTCGCTGGCTCAGCGTCTAAACCACTGTATGATGGACGCTTCATCAGTAACTACAGCAACACTGTGGTTGTAAATATTGAGTATCGCTTAG GAGCATTTGGGTTTCTTGTGACTGGGAAAGATCCTCAGAGTTCTGCAGTGGGAAATTATGGAATTCTGGATCAGCAGGCAGCCCTGCAGTGGGTCCAACAAAACATTGCTGCCTTTGGAGGAGACCCAGCCAAG GTGACTCTATCTGGTGAGAGTGCTGGAGCACAGTCAGTTTCTCTGCACCTGATGATGCAGATCAGTGAGCCTCTTTTCAGTCGTGCTGCCATACAGAGCCAGCCATTCTCCATCCCACTCAAAAGCAG GTGGGATGCTCTGAAGCTGGGCAGGGACTTTGTGAAACTGACTAATTGCTCAGTATCTGACCTGGAATGCCTTCGCTCCCTCAGCTCACATGCCATCCTCAATGCTCAAGTTAAAGCAG GTTCGAAAATCATCAATCCCTTCCGCTTCTTGGAGGTGTTTGAGACCTGGGGTCCATATATTGATGGACAGCTGATCAAGGAGCAGCCAATCATGGCCTTTCAAAAGGGTCACTGGCAAAGCTACAAGCCTGTCATATTAG GCACTACATCTGAAGAAGGAGTGATCTTTGTATATGGTGTATTCACCAAGTCAGTGTCTGTGCTGGAATGCATCATTTACACCACAGCCATCTTCAAGCAGCACGCTCTCAGCATCCTCTACAAATATGTTCCTCTCTACCACAACCAGGACAGACGCGTCATGCTCTCACAG ATTGTGACAGATTATGTGTTCCTGTGTCCGGCTCGACGTTCTGCCCGCTCTGCAGTGAGTCTGGACGGAGCTGTCTGGATGTATGTATTTGACCACTCCCCATCTGATCACAGCATATGGGCAGGGCTTACTTTCTGTTATGACCACGCCTGTCACGGGGCAGAGCTTCCCTTCCTGTTCGATTCTGCCCCTGTAACAAATCTAACACTCACAGCTCAAGAGACTCTATTGGCCAATAGGATGGTGTGTTACTGGGGCGCTTTCGCCCACACAGGAGACCCAAACGCACGCAGTAAGCAAACACCTTTCTGCAGACAGCAGAGGCTCCCTGCATGGCCTCAGTATACGTCCACAGAGAGCTGGCCAATTCTGAATTTAACTCTGCCATCTCACCCTCAACATGGCAACAGGGACCACTTTTGTGACTTCTGGGATCAGCTGGACATTTACTGA